TACAACTTTGAATTTGTGGAAATGAAGATGCAACAACCAATCTTCTCCTAAGAATTTTGAGTGAGAATCCAGCTATCGCATttgctaataaaaaataagaaaaaagggaAATTGCTCCATCACAGATATAAAGCAAACAAAATTTCCGGCAAGCCTCAATTATCTCTCTCAACTCCTTTTCTAACCACTAATATCCGTCCACGAAATTCCTGCAAGAGAGATCTAATGAGTTGTGTGCTAAAACAGAGAGAAAAGAAGACAATGATGTTCAAGTGAGATGATTAATGGACTCAACTCTTCCATTCAGAGAAAGTGCAGCATCACGATCTGCAGCAGACGAAAAGGACAAAAAGCCATAGGCACGGTTCTTTCCAGCTTTTCGATCATATAATACTCTTGCACTAACAACAATCCCAAACTGGCTAAATTGATTCCTCAACTCCTCAGGTTTTACACTCCAGGAAATATTGCCAATGTACAACTTATATGGACTTTCGTAAACGACATCTTTTATGGGTGCTGAATTCAATGCTTCAGGGCTTCTATTACTAGAACTCATATCAACTGAAAATTTAACCCGCATTTCTCGGCCGCCAACTTCCTGCAAAGTACAAGACCTTAAATAAATTTCAGGCAAAAATGCTCAAGACCTTAAATAAATTTCAGGCAAAAATGCTATGTCAATAAACCAAAATGACAAAAGGATAGCTAGTTTGATACTCAACAGATCCATCCAGTGCAGCAATTGCATTTTTAGCGGAATTTATAGAACCCATGGTGACGTAACCACACCCTCGACTGATACCAGTTTCAGGGTTCCGGGAGACCTGCAAC
The Manihot esculenta cultivar AM560-2 chromosome 1, M.esculenta_v8, whole genome shotgun sequence genome window above contains:
- the LOC110614037 gene encoding 28 kDa ribonucleoprotein, chloroplastic isoform X1 encodes the protein MAAIPLVPSLPSSIRTTSSASLSLHHSVKFQCSKISCLLRPYSRDFILSSFAAAAPRWPPNKGRSFFSLLAVVDEESVVAEEIDRNESYNDLLGRELKKQPRPCELYVCNLPRSCDISELAEMFKPFGTVISVEVSRNPETGISRGCGYVTMGSINSAKNAIAALDGSEVGGREMRVKFSVDMSSSNRSPEALNSAPIKDVVYESPYKLYIGNISWSVKPEELRNQFSQFGIVVSARVLYDRKAGKNRAYGFLSFSSAADRDAALSLNGREFRGRILVVRKGVERDN